In Papaver somniferum cultivar HN1 chromosome 1, ASM357369v1, whole genome shotgun sequence, a genomic segment contains:
- the LOC113294827 gene encoding transcription factor Pur-alpha 1-like isoform X1: MEGGNSGGGGGGGGNDVELLCKTLQVEHKLFYFDLKENPRGQYLKISEKTSATRSTIIVPASGIVWFLDLFNYYVTSSDNDQQEPLGKELQLDTKVFYFDVGENKRGRFLKVSEASVSRNRSTIIVPAGSSCDEGWVAFRNILGEINEASRLFTVPNQQQNSEPSERLVGLSDDVGAGFISGHSTQAATSSDVNVERSIEVSPQEETGNLGVSKVIRADQKRFFFDLGSNNRGHFLRISEVAGSDRSSIILPLSGLKQFHEMVGHFVEITKDRIEGMTGASVRTAEAPQR, encoded by the exons ATGGAGGGGGGaaattctggtggtggtggtggaggaggaggaaaCGATGTTGAATTACTCTGTAAAACCCTACAAGTAGAACATAAGTTGTTCTACTTTGACCTAAAAGAAAACCCTCGTGGTCAATATCTAAAGATCTCAGAAAAAACTTCAGCTACTAGATCTACTATCATTGTGCCTGCTTCTGGCATTGTTTGGTTCTTAGATCTCTTTAATTATTATGTTACTAGTTCTGATAATGATCAGCAAGAACCTCTTGGCAAAGAATTACAGCTTGATACCAAG GTTTTCTACTTTGATGTTGGTGAGAATAAAAGAGGTCGCTTTTTGAAG GTATCAGAAGCCTCTGTCAGCAGAAACCGAAGTACAATTATTGTTCCCGCTGGAAGTTCCTGCGATGAAGGGTGGGTAGCCTTCAGAAATATACTAGGAGAAATCAATGAAGCTTCAAGGCTTTTTACTGTACCCAATCAG cAGCAAAATTCAGAACCTTCAGAACGTCTAGTGGGCCTATCAGATGATGTTGGTGCTGGATTCATATCCGGGCATAGTACCCAAGCAGCTACTTCATCAGATGTGAATGTCGAAAGATCAATTGAAGTGTCCCCACAAGAAGAAACCGGTAACTTGGGGGTTTCTAAGGTGATCAGAGCTGATCAAAAGAGGTTCTTCTTTGATCTAGGAAGCAATAACAGGGGCCATTTCTTGAGGATATCAGAG GTGGCTGGATCTGATCGTTCCTCCATCATTCTTCCCCTGTCTGGGTTAAAGCAGTTTCATGAAATGGTTGGTCATTTTGTTGAGATCACCAAGGATCGAATTGAGGGCATGACAGGGGCCAGTGTCCGAACAGCTGAAGCTCCACAGAGATGA
- the LOC113294827 gene encoding transcription factor Pur-alpha 1-like isoform X2 encodes MEGGNSGGGGGGGGNDVELLCKTLQVEHKLFYFDLKENPRGQYLKISEKTSATRSTIIVPASGIVWFLDLFNYYVTSSDNDQQEPLGKELQLDTKVFYFDVGENKRGRFLKVSEASVSRNRSTIIVPAGSSCDEGWVAFRNILGEINEASRLFTVPNQQNSEPSERLVGLSDDVGAGFISGHSTQAATSSDVNVERSIEVSPQEETGNLGVSKVIRADQKRFFFDLGSNNRGHFLRISEVAGSDRSSIILPLSGLKQFHEMVGHFVEITKDRIEGMTGASVRTAEAPQR; translated from the exons ATGGAGGGGGGaaattctggtggtggtggtggaggaggaggaaaCGATGTTGAATTACTCTGTAAAACCCTACAAGTAGAACATAAGTTGTTCTACTTTGACCTAAAAGAAAACCCTCGTGGTCAATATCTAAAGATCTCAGAAAAAACTTCAGCTACTAGATCTACTATCATTGTGCCTGCTTCTGGCATTGTTTGGTTCTTAGATCTCTTTAATTATTATGTTACTAGTTCTGATAATGATCAGCAAGAACCTCTTGGCAAAGAATTACAGCTTGATACCAAG GTTTTCTACTTTGATGTTGGTGAGAATAAAAGAGGTCGCTTTTTGAAG GTATCAGAAGCCTCTGTCAGCAGAAACCGAAGTACAATTATTGTTCCCGCTGGAAGTTCCTGCGATGAAGGGTGGGTAGCCTTCAGAAATATACTAGGAGAAATCAATGAAGCTTCAAGGCTTTTTACTGTACCCAATCAG CAAAATTCAGAACCTTCAGAACGTCTAGTGGGCCTATCAGATGATGTTGGTGCTGGATTCATATCCGGGCATAGTACCCAAGCAGCTACTTCATCAGATGTGAATGTCGAAAGATCAATTGAAGTGTCCCCACAAGAAGAAACCGGTAACTTGGGGGTTTCTAAGGTGATCAGAGCTGATCAAAAGAGGTTCTTCTTTGATCTAGGAAGCAATAACAGGGGCCATTTCTTGAGGATATCAGAG GTGGCTGGATCTGATCGTTCCTCCATCATTCTTCCCCTGTCTGGGTTAAAGCAGTTTCATGAAATGGTTGGTCATTTTGTTGAGATCACCAAGGATCGAATTGAGGGCATGACAGGGGCCAGTGTCCGAACAGCTGAAGCTCCACAGAGATGA